One segment of Sphingomonas telluris DNA contains the following:
- a CDS encoding cation diffusion facilitator family transporter, translated as MAKSESRPAIIAALIGNLLIAVTKGIAAAITGSSAMLSEAVHSLVDTGNEVLLLYGQHRSTQPPDDVHPFGYGRELYFWCFVVALLIFALGAGISIYEGIVHIRHPEAITKPFINFIVLGLAFIFEGASWFVAWRGFQRARGDGSFWHVIRVSKDPTSFMVLFEDSAALIGIVIAAVGTALAVELDAPWIDGAASILIGLVLGGVAIVLARESKNLLIGERADPELQKAIRDAANRESCVRSVSRVLTTHMAPDQVIATMDVEFDDSLKIPDVEKLIGRIEGGLRDRHPELARVFIRPEPQRG; from the coding sequence GTGGCCAAGAGCGAATCCCGTCCGGCGATCATCGCCGCCCTGATCGGCAACCTGCTGATTGCCGTCACCAAGGGGATCGCCGCCGCCATCACGGGAAGCTCCGCCATGCTCAGCGAGGCCGTCCACTCGCTGGTGGATACCGGAAATGAGGTGCTGCTGCTCTACGGCCAGCATCGTTCGACGCAGCCTCCCGACGACGTGCATCCGTTCGGCTACGGGCGCGAGCTCTACTTCTGGTGCTTCGTCGTCGCTTTGCTGATCTTCGCACTCGGAGCGGGCATCTCGATCTACGAGGGGATCGTTCACATCCGGCATCCCGAGGCGATCACCAAGCCCTTCATCAACTTCATCGTGCTCGGCCTCGCCTTCATCTTTGAGGGAGCGTCATGGTTCGTCGCCTGGCGTGGGTTCCAGCGGGCGAGGGGCGACGGGTCGTTCTGGCATGTCATTCGCGTCAGCAAGGACCCGACGTCTTTCATGGTCCTGTTCGAGGATTCCGCGGCGCTCATCGGTATCGTTATCGCCGCGGTCGGCACTGCTCTGGCAGTTGAGCTCGACGCGCCGTGGATCGACGGCGCAGCATCGATCCTGATCGGGCTCGTCTTGGGAGGAGTCGCGATCGTGCTCGCCCGCGAGAGCAAGAACCTGCTGATCGGCGAGCGCGCGGACCCGGAACTTCAGAAAGCTATCCGCGACGCCGCCAACCGCGAGAGCTGCGTCCGTAGCGTCAGCCGGGTGCTGACCACGCACATGGCGCCGGACCAGGTGATCGCGACGATGGACGTGGAGTTCGACGACAGCCTCAAGATCCCGGACGTCGAGAAGCTTATCGGGCGGATCGAAGGCGGGTTGCGCGATCGTCATCCCGAGCTTGCGCGAGTGTTCATCAGGCCGGAGCCGCAGCGCGGATGA
- a CDS encoding antibiotic biosynthesis monooxygenase family protein: protein MTHVRVWKFRPAEGREREFEQAYSGNGVWSRLFEQALGYQGTVLLRPCERGGWWLTLDRWDGLANFEAFEDQFGVEYRGLDAELEGVAGEEVFLGAFEE from the coding sequence ATGACCCACGTGCGCGTCTGGAAGTTCCGTCCTGCCGAGGGGCGTGAACGGGAGTTCGAGCAGGCCTATTCCGGCAACGGGGTCTGGTCGCGCCTGTTCGAGCAGGCACTTGGCTACCAGGGAACTGTGCTGCTCCGTCCCTGTGAACGCGGCGGCTGGTGGCTGACCCTCGACCGCTGGGACGGCCTGGCCAACTTCGAAGCCTTCGAGGACCAGTTCGGCGTCGAATATCGCGGCCTCGACGCGGAACTGGAGGGCGTCGCGGGGGAGGAAGTCTTCCTGGGCGCGTTCGAGGAATGA
- a CDS encoding pirin family protein: MIDIRKFDSLGHADHGWLDARHHFSFANYYDPNRMGWGRIRVWNDDKIAAKSGFPPHPHRDMEIITYVRTGAITHQDSMGNKGRTGAGDVQVMSAGTGVTHAEYNLEDEDTTLFQIWIETDKPNAQPSWGAKPFPKETREGQFQLLASCNGDHDVLHINSDARILGATLKAGETLEYSVDPSRHLYLVPSAKVEVNGTTAEKRDGVAITGEDKVTVTATEDAELVLVDAR, from the coding sequence ATGATCGACATCCGCAAATTTGACTCGCTGGGCCACGCCGACCACGGCTGGCTCGATGCCCGCCATCATTTTTCCTTCGCGAACTACTACGATCCCAACCGCATGGGCTGGGGCCGCATTCGCGTCTGGAACGACGACAAGATCGCCGCGAAGTCCGGCTTCCCGCCGCACCCGCACCGGGACATGGAGATCATTACCTATGTCCGCACCGGCGCGATCACGCACCAGGACTCGATGGGTAACAAAGGCCGCACCGGCGCGGGTGACGTGCAGGTGATGAGCGCCGGCACGGGCGTGACCCACGCCGAATATAATCTCGAGGACGAGGACACGACTCTCTTCCAAATCTGGATCGAGACCGACAAGCCGAACGCCCAGCCGAGCTGGGGCGCCAAGCCCTTCCCGAAGGAAACCCGCGAGGGTCAGTTCCAGCTGCTCGCCAGCTGCAACGGCGACCACGACGTCCTGCACATCAATTCCGATGCGCGGATTCTCGGAGCCACGCTGAAGGCCGGCGAGACGCTGGAATATTCGGTCGACCCGTCGCGGCACCTCTACCTCGTGCCCAGTGCCAAGGTCGAAGTGAACGGCACAACGGCCGAGAAGCGCGACGGCGTGGCGATCACCGGGGAGGACAAGGTCACCGTCACGGCGACCGAAGATGCCGAGCTCGTTCTGGTCGACGCGCGCTAG
- a CDS encoding response regulator transcription factor, which produces MNTAAGSRDPGDIDGGIAERVAKLSAGQLDCLLLVDQHLSSKEIAAELNISPHTVDQRIRIALQALGVERRTHAARIVSQYHGPYQRLIHQSPYIEGSHSPEHSAGAVSHQIRHADRTGEAGGPDFKTEQRPAASWSSLSLPFATRSHPRNEMSVGLRLLWIFLIATGAAFSAGMYLAGLESLARLLKS; this is translated from the coding sequence GTGAATACCGCGGCGGGGTCGCGCGACCCTGGCGACATCGATGGGGGCATAGCCGAACGCGTTGCGAAGCTGAGCGCTGGCCAGCTCGACTGCCTGTTGCTGGTCGACCAGCATCTCTCATCCAAGGAAATTGCGGCCGAGCTCAACATCTCTCCGCACACGGTCGATCAGCGCATCCGAATCGCCCTCCAGGCGCTCGGTGTGGAGCGCCGCACGCATGCTGCGCGGATCGTCTCACAGTATCACGGACCATATCAGCGATTGATACATCAATCGCCGTACATTGAGGGCTCCCACTCCCCCGAGCATTCAGCCGGGGCGGTCAGTCATCAGATTCGGCACGCTGATCGCACAGGGGAGGCCGGGGGCCCGGACTTCAAAACCGAGCAGAGGCCCGCAGCTTCCTGGTCTTCCCTGTCTTTGCCGTTCGCAACGAGGAGTCATCCCCGGAACGAGATGAGCGTCGGCCTCCGGCTGCTCTGGATATTCCTGATCGCGACGGGCGCAGCCTTTTCAGCGGGCATGTATCTCGCAGGGCTCGAAAGTCTCGCCAGGCTTCTGAAGAGCTAG
- a CDS encoding DNA-3-methyladenine glycosylase family protein encodes MVRTTHALHESLDELARLEPAFAAVLEQHGRPEPRNSPPGATTLLRTIVGQQVSVAAARSMWNKLEAAYGSPPDLKRILNATDEELREAGISRQKAGYARSLADLVLSGELNLDALPADDEEAIELLTRIKGIGRWSAEIYLLFAEGRRDVWPAGDLAVQVSIGRLLGLDDKPSEKQLREIAERWRPHRGAAAVLAWHSYNSVGTAL; translated from the coding sequence ATGGTGCGCACGACCCACGCGCTTCACGAAAGCCTCGATGAACTCGCCCGGCTTGAGCCCGCCTTTGCAGCGGTTCTCGAGCAACACGGACGGCCAGAGCCACGCAACAGTCCTCCGGGTGCGACGACCTTGTTGCGGACTATCGTTGGCCAGCAGGTCAGCGTCGCTGCCGCCCGGTCGATGTGGAACAAGCTCGAGGCCGCCTACGGCTCGCCTCCCGACCTCAAACGCATCCTGAACGCGACGGACGAGGAACTGCGTGAGGCGGGCATCTCACGCCAGAAGGCGGGCTATGCGCGCAGCCTTGCCGACCTTGTGCTGTCCGGAGAACTGAACCTCGACGCCCTGCCTGCTGACGACGAGGAGGCGATCGAGCTGCTGACGCGGATCAAGGGCATCGGCCGCTGGTCCGCGGAAATCTATCTGCTGTTCGCGGAGGGAAGGCGCGACGTCTGGCCTGCGGGCGATCTCGCCGTGCAAGTCTCGATCGGTCGCCTGCTGGGCCTGGATGACAAGCCTTCGGAGAAGCAGCTGCGCGAAATCGCCGAGCGCTGGCGTCCTCACCGCGGAGCCGCCGCGGTGCTCGCCTGGCACAGCTACAATTCGGTAGGAACGGCGCTTTAG
- a CDS encoding CAP domain-containing protein yields the protein MKVSPVIALIVAALALVPDEANAAAFVATSAGLDNVNARILMLHNTARAEVGALPLQWDPNLAIAAASYGPALSRIGHLVHSPRTGRENQRENLWMGQDGRFQPEQMVGAWTDEKRLFYPGAFPNVSRSGNWADVAHYTQMIWKTTTHVGCAIYRDGTWDYLICRYSPPGNRDGNVVP from the coding sequence ATGAAGGTCAGTCCGGTCATTGCGCTTATCGTAGCGGCTCTCGCCCTCGTCCCGGACGAGGCGAACGCGGCCGCCTTTGTCGCGACCTCGGCAGGTCTCGATAACGTCAATGCGCGGATCCTGATGCTCCACAATACGGCACGAGCTGAAGTCGGCGCTCTGCCGCTGCAGTGGGATCCGAACCTGGCGATCGCGGCGGCATCCTACGGTCCAGCGCTCTCGCGCATTGGCCACCTTGTCCATTCGCCGCGCACCGGCCGCGAAAACCAGCGCGAGAATTTGTGGATGGGCCAGGACGGCCGTTTCCAGCCGGAGCAGATGGTCGGCGCGTGGACTGACGAGAAGCGGCTCTTCTACCCCGGCGCGTTTCCCAACGTCAGCCGCTCAGGGAACTGGGCAGACGTGGCCCACTATACGCAGATGATCTGGAAGACGACGACGCACGTCGGCTGCGCCATCTATCGCGACGGCACCTGGGACTATCTGATTTGCCGCTATTCGCCGCCGGGCAATCGAGACGGTAATGTCGTTCCTTAG
- the rlmB gene encoding 23S rRNA (guanosine(2251)-2'-O)-methyltransferase RlmB — translation MSRRKKSHQSHGTPNRPRFWGKHAVAAALDNPRRKILRAWATREAAEFMQFPKEVQVTLADVADLGRLVPHDAPHQGVVVELEPLEDVWLDDVLAEAPERAVLLVLDQVTDPHNVGAILRSAAAFGAIGIVTQDRHSPPESGALAKAASGALERVPWARVVNLARALEQIGEAGFWRIGLAGEADTDLKDALGPPRVALVLGAEGPGMRLNTREHCDALAKLPISNAIESLNVSNAAAVALYAASVA, via the coding sequence ATGTCCCGACGCAAGAAGTCGCATCAGAGCCACGGCACCCCCAACCGCCCCCGGTTCTGGGGCAAGCACGCCGTCGCGGCTGCGCTCGACAATCCGCGGCGCAAGATCCTCCGCGCTTGGGCGACCCGCGAGGCCGCGGAATTCATGCAGTTCCCGAAGGAGGTTCAGGTCACCCTGGCCGACGTCGCGGACCTCGGCAGGCTTGTGCCGCACGACGCGCCGCATCAGGGCGTGGTCGTTGAACTCGAACCGCTCGAGGACGTCTGGCTCGACGATGTTTTGGCCGAGGCGCCCGAGCGCGCGGTGCTCCTGGTTCTCGACCAGGTCACCGACCCGCACAACGTCGGCGCGATCCTGCGTTCGGCGGCAGCCTTCGGAGCGATCGGCATCGTGACGCAGGACAGGCATTCTCCCCCGGAAAGCGGCGCATTGGCAAAGGCGGCTTCAGGCGCGCTGGAGCGCGTTCCCTGGGCACGCGTCGTCAACCTCGCCCGCGCGCTGGAGCAGATCGGAGAGGCCGGCTTCTGGCGCATCGGCCTTGCCGGAGAAGCGGACACGGACTTGAAGGACGCGCTCGGGCCGCCACGCGTGGCCCTGGTGCTCGGAGCGGAGGGACCCGGCATGCGGCTCAACACGCGCGAGCATTGCGATGCGCTCGCCAAGCTACCCATCAGCAATGCCATCGAGAGCCTGAACGTGTCCAACGCGGCTGCCGTCGCCCTCTATGCGGCGAGCGTAGCCTGA
- a CDS encoding gamma carbonic anhydrase family protein encodes MSLYAIDGLSPQLAEGAWAAPSAELIGDVRLAARASVWFGAVIRADNTPIILGEETNFQDGAVGHSDPGAPLTIGARVTVGHQAILHGCTVSDDCLIGMGARVLNGAFLGPECLVGANALITEGKRFEEGGLIVGAPARLIRPLTDAEKAGLRLSAAHYAEKAARYASGLQLLP; translated from the coding sequence ATGAGCCTTTACGCGATCGACGGCCTTTCACCCCAGCTCGCTGAGGGGGCTTGGGCGGCGCCGTCGGCCGAACTCATTGGAGACGTCCGTCTGGCGGCGAGGGCAAGCGTTTGGTTCGGCGCCGTCATCCGCGCTGATAACACGCCGATCATCCTTGGCGAGGAGACGAACTTCCAGGATGGTGCCGTTGGTCATTCGGATCCGGGCGCCCCACTGACGATCGGCGCGCGGGTGACGGTGGGCCATCAGGCGATCCTCCACGGCTGCACCGTGTCCGACGATTGCCTGATCGGCATGGGCGCACGCGTCCTCAACGGCGCCTTCCTCGGCCCGGAGTGCCTGGTCGGAGCCAATGCCCTGATCACCGAGGGCAAGAGATTCGAGGAAGGCGGGCTCATTGTCGGCGCGCCCGCGCGGCTGATCCGTCCGCTGACGGATGCGGAGAAAGCCGGCCTGCGCCTGTCGGCTGCGCACTATGCCGAAAAGGCGGCCCGCTACGCCTCCGGACTGCAGTTACTTCCGTGA